The Egicoccus sp. AB-alg2 genome window below encodes:
- the ppc gene encoding phosphoenolpyruvate carboxylase, whose product MDREATSAQVRLLGDLLGRTIAHIEGDDRLDLVEQVRALSVAGRRGDDAAGPELTKLLTNISVDDAFVVVSAFAAWFRLINLTEDQAMVRQLTADRIRAGEAGRPHTETLLAAVHTLADWGLSAQQAATAIGEVQVRPVLTAHPTESKRRTTLTKLARIAGALRDLDSPLVTPEHRAHLERYLAEEIASLWLTDETRIRPPSVIEEVRNGLYWIESVLFDLVPKLHRDLRDAFAAVYPDEPVDVGGFLRIGSWIGGDRDGNPNVTPDVTEQTLREHQLLSLRLLRRSIDRLHAHLSVSERRGTSTALANRVAELRELLPEEAAEVERKYPSQPHRQFLALVYQVLLATERLARRPWRHRESDPRAYAHATELIADLEVLRDSLRSVGAGLIADGRLRSLQIQAEVFGFHLVTLDVRQHARRHTAALKTVFARYGESDAYDELAEDDRVALLTRELRSPRPLAPAVLDFDEQTNETLEVFRVIRRAHQRLGDNAIDTYIISMTEQVSDVLGVLVMARDARCDHGLDVVPLFETVDDLVRAPKVLEALLTCEPYRQHLRDRGDHQQVMIGYSDSNKDAGYLAATWQLHRAQRALVRVADAHGVKLTVFHGRGGSIGRGGGPANAAIRAQPPEAVRGRLKLTEQGEVIAARYRDPVLAHRHLEQILHAVLLTAAPDRPPTTTQRADEVLDEMAALARKAYRDLVHDTPQLVDYLHEATPLDAIGELNIASRPARRQAGRGIEDLRAIPWVFAWTQCRVHLPAWYGLGSAIQQWAGDDDARWQELRELVEASPLLQTILDNVEMALAKADLRIANAYAGLARAEVRDAVFPRLQEEHERTVAALLRMRGHDRLIEDQPDLVDVLRLRDPYLDPLHGVQVALLHRLRNEEDPDRVQALREAVLVATNGIASGQRNTG is encoded by the coding sequence ATGGACCGCGAGGCCACCAGCGCGCAGGTACGGCTGCTGGGCGACCTGCTCGGCCGGACCATCGCGCACATCGAAGGCGACGACCGACTCGACCTCGTCGAGCAGGTCCGTGCCCTGTCGGTCGCGGGCCGGCGCGGCGACGACGCGGCCGGCCCGGAGCTGACGAAGCTGCTCACCAACATCAGCGTCGACGACGCGTTCGTCGTGGTCAGCGCCTTCGCCGCCTGGTTCCGGCTCATCAACCTCACCGAGGACCAGGCCATGGTCCGCCAACTGACGGCCGACCGGATCCGCGCCGGTGAGGCGGGCCGGCCGCACACCGAGACGCTGCTGGCCGCCGTACACACGCTGGCCGACTGGGGCCTGTCGGCGCAGCAGGCGGCCACCGCGATCGGCGAGGTGCAGGTCCGGCCCGTGCTGACCGCCCATCCGACGGAGTCGAAGCGCCGCACGACGCTGACGAAGCTGGCGCGGATCGCGGGCGCGTTGCGCGACCTGGACTCGCCGCTCGTGACCCCCGAGCACCGGGCCCACCTCGAGCGCTACCTCGCCGAGGAGATCGCCTCGCTGTGGCTGACCGACGAGACCCGGATCCGGCCGCCGTCGGTCATCGAGGAGGTCCGAAACGGGCTGTACTGGATCGAGTCGGTGCTGTTCGACCTCGTCCCCAAGCTGCATCGCGACCTGCGTGACGCGTTCGCGGCCGTCTACCCGGACGAGCCGGTGGACGTGGGCGGCTTCCTGCGGATCGGCTCGTGGATCGGCGGCGACCGCGACGGCAACCCCAACGTCACCCCCGACGTCACCGAGCAGACCCTGCGCGAGCACCAGTTGCTCTCGCTCCGCCTGCTGCGCCGCAGCATCGACCGCCTGCACGCCCACCTGTCGGTCAGCGAGCGACGCGGCACCAGCACCGCGCTGGCCAACCGCGTCGCCGAACTGCGCGAGTTGCTGCCCGAGGAGGCGGCCGAGGTCGAGCGCAAGTACCCCTCGCAGCCGCACCGGCAGTTCCTCGCGCTGGTCTACCAGGTGCTGCTGGCCACCGAACGGCTCGCGCGCCGCCCCTGGCGCCACCGCGAGAGCGATCCCCGGGCCTACGCGCACGCCACCGAGCTGATCGCCGACCTCGAGGTGCTGCGCGACAGCCTGCGCTCGGTGGGTGCGGGCCTCATCGCCGACGGCCGGCTGCGTTCGCTGCAGATCCAGGCCGAGGTGTTCGGGTTCCACCTCGTCACACTCGACGTCCGCCAGCACGCACGCCGCCACACGGCGGCACTGAAGACCGTGTTCGCCCGCTACGGCGAGTCGGATGCGTACGACGAACTGGCCGAGGACGACCGGGTCGCGCTGCTGACCCGCGAGCTTCGCTCGCCGCGGCCGCTGGCGCCGGCGGTACTCGACTTCGACGAGCAGACCAACGAGACCCTCGAGGTGTTCCGGGTCATCCGCCGTGCCCACCAACGGCTGGGCGACAACGCGATCGACACCTACATCATCTCCATGACCGAGCAGGTCTCGGACGTGCTGGGCGTGCTGGTCATGGCCCGGGACGCCCGCTGCGACCACGGCCTGGACGTCGTGCCGCTGTTCGAGACGGTCGACGACCTCGTCCGCGCACCCAAGGTGCTGGAGGCGCTGCTGACCTGCGAGCCCTACCGGCAGCACCTGCGCGACCGCGGCGACCACCAGCAGGTCATGATCGGCTACAGCGACTCCAACAAGGACGCGGGCTACCTCGCCGCGACCTGGCAGCTGCACCGGGCCCAGCGGGCGCTGGTCCGGGTCGCCGACGCGCACGGCGTGAAGCTGACCGTCTTCCACGGCCGCGGCGGCAGCATCGGCCGCGGCGGCGGGCCGGCAAACGCCGCGATCCGGGCCCAGCCGCCGGAGGCCGTCCGCGGACGGCTGAAGCTGACCGAGCAGGGCGAGGTCATCGCCGCCCGCTACCGCGACCCCGTCCTCGCGCACCGCCACCTCGAGCAGATCCTGCACGCCGTGCTGCTGACCGCCGCGCCGGACCGCCCGCCGACCACGACGCAACGTGCCGACGAGGTGCTCGACGAGATGGCCGCGCTGGCCCGGAAGGCCTACCGCGACCTGGTCCACGACACCCCGCAACTGGTCGACTACCTGCACGAGGCCACGCCGCTGGACGCGATCGGGGAACTCAACATCGCCTCCCGGCCGGCCCGCCGTCAGGCCGGCCGCGGCATCGAGGACCTGCGCGCGATCCCGTGGGTGTTCGCCTGGACGCAGTGCCGGGTGCACCTGCCGGCCTGGTACGGACTCGGCTCCGCGATCCAGCAGTGGGCGGGCGACGACGACGCGCGCTGGCAGGAACTGCGCGAACTGGTCGAGGCCAGTCCCCTGCTGCAGACGATCCTCGACAACGTGGAGATGGCCCTGGCCAAGGCGGACCTGCGCATCGCCAACGCGTACGCCGGCCTCGCGCGGGCGGAGGTCCGCGATGCCGTGTTCCCCCGCCTCCAGGAGGAGCACGAGCGCACCGTGGCCGCGCTGTTGCGCATGCGCGGCCACGACCGGCTGATCGAGGACCAGCCGGACCTCGTCGACGTGCTGCGGCTGCGCGACCCGTACCTCGATCCGTTGCACGGCGTCCAGGTGGCGCTGCTGCACCGGCTGCGCAACGAGGAGGATCCCGATCGTGTGCAGGCGCTGCGCGAGGCGGTGCTCGTGGCCACCAACGGCATCGCCTCGGGACAACGCAACACGGGCTGA
- a CDS encoding GAF domain-containing protein, giving the protein MGASTHQECSRSLDRRVGQLLDAVLAVTADLDLEAVLGRVVEAACELVGARYGALGVISADGDGLSAFVHRGVDEATAQAIGHLPEGRGVLGLLIEQPEPVRLDDITDHPMSYGFPANHPPMHSFLGAPVRVRGRAFGNLYLAEKRGGGPFTQEDEDLVVGLAAVAGTAIEHARLYDELSQRERWRDAVLEVTTSALTGAPLAEVRDRIASFAAVLIDADAACVVGPHEEGLWVLAAAGEDAPLPGFLPAPEGPAWGTLLDGAVVRSPSGPVFGDRPSLWVPLRAGEDLVAALGVARGSGLGDRDEALLTGFAAQASLVLTTEQVRADLQRVSLVEERERIGRDLHDTVIQRLFATGLSLQGTLKRAEGRPDVVDRLERAVDEIDLTVKEIRATIFALQSSAGGDGGLRHDVLRLVDELTPLLPRAPRIRFDGPVDTAVPPAIAEQLLPVLREALTNVAKHARATDVEVELGVDASGLALIVTDDGVGVSKTPGSGFGRRNLAERAARLGGDVSWAPRADGTGTRLRWRVPFVPRP; this is encoded by the coding sequence GTGGGCGCCTCGACGCACCAGGAATGCTCCCGGTCGCTGGACCGGCGGGTCGGGCAGCTGCTCGACGCGGTCCTGGCGGTCACGGCCGACCTCGACCTCGAAGCCGTGCTCGGCCGCGTGGTCGAGGCGGCGTGCGAGCTGGTCGGCGCGCGCTACGGCGCGCTCGGCGTGATCTCCGCCGACGGCGACGGGTTGTCCGCGTTCGTGCACCGCGGGGTCGACGAGGCGACGGCGCAGGCCATCGGGCACCTGCCGGAGGGCCGCGGCGTGCTCGGGCTGCTGATCGAACAGCCCGAGCCCGTCCGCCTCGACGACATCACGGACCATCCGATGTCGTACGGCTTCCCGGCCAACCACCCGCCGATGCACAGCTTCCTCGGCGCTCCCGTGCGGGTACGGGGCCGAGCGTTCGGCAACCTCTACCTCGCGGAGAAGCGCGGCGGCGGGCCGTTCACCCAGGAGGACGAGGATCTGGTCGTCGGGCTCGCCGCGGTGGCCGGCACCGCCATCGAGCACGCGCGCCTGTACGACGAGCTCAGCCAGCGCGAACGGTGGCGTGACGCCGTACTGGAGGTGACGACCTCGGCGCTGACCGGCGCGCCGCTGGCGGAGGTCCGGGACCGGATCGCGTCGTTCGCGGCCGTGTTGATCGACGCGGACGCGGCCTGCGTGGTGGGCCCGCACGAGGAGGGCCTGTGGGTGCTGGCCGCCGCCGGTGAGGACGCCCCGCTGCCCGGCTTCCTGCCGGCACCGGAAGGGCCCGCGTGGGGCACGCTCCTCGACGGTGCCGTGGTGCGCAGCCCGTCGGGACCCGTCTTCGGCGACCGCCCGTCGCTGTGGGTGCCCCTGCGCGCCGGCGAGGACCTGGTCGCAGCGCTGGGCGTGGCACGAGGCAGCGGCCTGGGTGACCGCGACGAGGCTCTGCTGACCGGGTTCGCGGCCCAGGCGAGTCTGGTGCTGACGACCGAACAGGTCCGGGCCGACCTGCAGCGCGTCTCGCTCGTCGAGGAACGGGAACGCATCGGCCGGGACCTGCACGACACGGTCATCCAACGCCTGTTCGCCACGGGCCTGTCCCTGCAGGGGACCCTCAAGCGTGCCGAGGGCCGCCCGGACGTCGTCGACCGCCTCGAGCGTGCGGTCGACGAGATCGACCTCACCGTCAAGGAGATCCGCGCCACGATCTTCGCCCTGCAGTCCAGCGCCGGCGGCGACGGTGGCCTGCGCCACGACGTCCTGCGGCTGGTCGACGAGCTCACGCCGCTGCTGCCCCGTGCGCCGCGGATACGGTTCGACGGCCCCGTCGACACCGCCGTGCCGCCGGCCATCGCCGAGCAGCTGTTGCCGGTCCTGCGGGAGGCGCTCACGAACGTCGCCAAGCACGCACGGGCCACCGACGTGGAGGTGGAGTTGGGCGTCGACGCGTCGGGCCTGGCGCTGATCGTCACCGATGACGGCGTCGGGGTGTCGAAGACGCCGGGCAGCGGCTTCGGGCGCCGCAACCTCGCCGAGCGCGCCGCCCGCCTGGGGGGCGACGTCTCCTGGGCGCCGCGTGCCGACGGCACCGGCACGCGCCTTCGCTGGCGCGTGCCGTTCGTGCCCCGCCCGTAG
- a CDS encoding response regulator, producing the protein MADAVRVFLVDDHEVVRRGLRDMIDAEDDLEVVGDAATAGMALAGIAQTKPDVAVLDVRLPDGNGVEVCREVRARDPRIACLMLTSFGDDEALFDAIMAGAAGYLLKDVRGNDLLDAIRRVAAGDSLLDPAVTGKVLERLRRGDEEDPRLTSLSEQERRILALIAEGLTNRQIAERMHLAEKTVKNYVSNLLAKLGMQRRTEAAVFYTQVERGEA; encoded by the coding sequence GTGGCCGACGCCGTCCGTGTCTTCCTCGTCGACGACCACGAGGTCGTCCGCCGAGGGCTCCGGGACATGATCGATGCCGAGGACGACCTCGAGGTCGTGGGTGACGCGGCCACGGCCGGCATGGCGCTGGCCGGCATCGCGCAGACCAAGCCCGACGTCGCGGTGCTCGACGTGCGCCTGCCCGACGGCAACGGCGTCGAGGTCTGCCGCGAGGTCCGCGCCCGCGACCCCCGCATCGCGTGCCTGATGCTGACCTCGTTCGGCGACGACGAGGCCCTGTTCGACGCCATCATGGCGGGCGCCGCCGGCTACCTGCTCAAGGACGTGCGCGGCAACGACCTGCTCGACGCCATCCGGCGGGTGGCGGCGGGCGACTCCCTGCTCGACCCGGCCGTGACCGGCAAGGTGCTCGAGCGCCTCCGCCGCGGCGACGAGGAGGACCCGCGGCTGACCTCGCTGTCGGAACAGGAGCGCCGCATCCTCGCGCTGATCGCCGAGGGGCTCACCAACCGGCAGATCGCCGAGCGGATGCACCTCGCCGAGAAGACGGTGAAGAACTACGTCTCCAACCTCCTGGCGAAGCTCGGCATGCAGCGCCGCACCGAGGCGGCCGTGTTCTACACGCAGGTCGAACGCGGCGAGGCCTGA
- a CDS encoding pyridoxamine 5'-phosphate oxidase family protein — MDTATDRHDLEVLSLQECLSLLGSRPLGRLAYVDRGSPSIVPVNHIVDGRTIVFRALHGAKTDALIMGRPVAFEVDDHDPARAVGWSVLVRGRAEPVDDEEARRFAAELDSWAATTAMRHVIVRIHPEEITGRRLRRS; from the coding sequence ATGGACACCGCGACCGACCGTCACGACCTCGAGGTCCTGTCACTGCAGGAGTGTCTCAGCCTGCTGGGCAGCCGGCCCCTCGGCCGGCTCGCGTACGTCGATCGGGGTTCGCCCAGCATCGTGCCCGTCAACCACATCGTCGACGGGCGCACGATCGTCTTCCGTGCCCTGCACGGCGCGAAGACCGACGCCCTGATCATGGGCCGGCCGGTCGCCTTCGAAGTCGACGACCACGACCCGGCCCGCGCGGTCGGCTGGAGCGTGCTCGTGCGTGGCCGCGCCGAACCGGTCGACGACGAGGAGGCCCGCCGCTTCGCCGCGGAGCTCGACAGTTGGGCCGCCACGACGGCGATGCGCCACGTCATCGTGCGCATCCATCCCGAGGAGATCACGGGTCGGCGCCTGCGCCGGTCCTGA
- a CDS encoding multicopper oxidase domain-containing protein yields the protein MSEERTVGAIAVAVIALIALVLSAGALITSASRGGDAPAVAVAAASSGSEAPAEVAVELSEFAISPSSIEVAAGGVLEVSNVGVADHDLAVIDTDLATPMLKGGESATLDLAGLEPGTYEIHCSVPGHESGGMKGTLTIVGADDAAAEPAAAAGEGGDGHGAHGAHGAHGADADWAVLDAAMHDTILEFPAETQGLGNQPLEPTVLEDGTKRFELTAEIIEWEVEPGKVVEGWAYNGQIPGPMIHTEIGDRVEIAVTNDLPMGTDVHWHGIILPNDQDGVAPLTQDLIEPGETFTYRFTTEEAAVNMYHPHHHGQMKVPNGMWGVFLVGDLPLPEGGTTIGGKTLPDDMTVDQIVPMVVNDAGNIGMSINGKSFPATSPIVAKQGDNILIHYYNEGLQIHPMHLHGMPQLVVAKDGYPLDQPYWADTVNVAPGERYSVLVPAEHAGVWAFHCHILTHAERDEGMYGMVTALIVEE from the coding sequence ATGTCCGAGGAACGAACGGTCGGCGCCATCGCCGTCGCGGTGATCGCCCTGATCGCCCTGGTGCTCAGCGCCGGGGCCCTGATCACGTCCGCGTCACGTGGTGGTGACGCCCCCGCGGTCGCGGTCGCCGCCGCGAGCAGTGGCAGCGAGGCGCCGGCGGAGGTCGCCGTCGAGCTCAGTGAGTTCGCGATCAGCCCGAGCAGCATCGAGGTGGCTGCCGGTGGCGTGCTCGAGGTGAGCAACGTCGGCGTCGCCGACCACGACCTCGCGGTGATCGACACCGACCTGGCGACGCCGATGCTGAAGGGCGGCGAATCGGCCACGCTCGACCTCGCTGGGCTCGAGCCGGGCACCTACGAGATCCACTGCTCGGTTCCCGGCCACGAGTCGGGTGGCATGAAGGGCACGCTGACGATCGTCGGTGCGGATGACGCGGCTGCCGAGCCCGCCGCGGCCGCCGGCGAGGGCGGCGACGGTCACGGTGCCCACGGGGCCCACGGTGCCCACGGCGCCGACGCCGACTGGGCCGTGCTCGACGCCGCCATGCACGACACGATCCTCGAGTTCCCCGCGGAGACGCAGGGCCTCGGCAACCAGCCGCTGGAGCCGACCGTCCTCGAGGACGGCACCAAGCGCTTCGAGCTGACCGCCGAGATCATCGAGTGGGAGGTCGAGCCGGGCAAGGTCGTGGAAGGCTGGGCCTACAACGGTCAGATTCCCGGTCCGATGATCCACACGGAGATCGGTGACCGGGTGGAGATCGCCGTCACGAACGACCTGCCGATGGGCACGGACGTCCACTGGCACGGGATCATCCTGCCCAACGACCAGGACGGCGTCGCACCGCTCACCCAGGACCTGATCGAACCGGGCGAGACGTTCACGTACCGCTTCACCACCGAGGAAGCGGCCGTCAACATGTACCACCCCCACCACCACGGGCAGATGAAGGTGCCGAACGGCATGTGGGGCGTGTTCCTGGTCGGCGACCTCCCGCTGCCGGAGGGTGGCACCACGATCGGCGGCAAGACCCTGCCCGACGACATGACGGTCGACCAGATCGTCCCGATGGTCGTCAACGACGCCGGCAACATCGGCATGAGCATCAACGGCAAGTCGTTCCCTGCCACCTCGCCGATCGTCGCGAAGCAGGGCGACAACATCCTGATCCACTACTACAACGAGGGCCTGCAGATCCACCCGATGCACCTGCACGGCATGCCGCAGTTGGTGGTCGCGAAGGACGGCTACCCGCTCGACCAGCCCTACTGGGCCGACACCGTCAACGTGGCGCCGGGCGAGCGCTACTCGGTGCTGGTCCCGGCCGAGCACGCCGGCGTGTGGGCCTTCCACTGCCACATCCTGACCCACGCCGAGCGCGACGAGGGCATGTACGGGATGGTGACGGCGCTGATCGTCGAGGAGTGA
- a CDS encoding alpha/beta fold hydrolase: MLVSGAETLQGVDGERHVASWSGPDVDRVVLVCHSLREHVGLYEELAEALVRSGAHVYGLDQAGHGRSEGSPALLSDLENAVAEQRLLLQLARARHPGLPIVLLGHGTGATLAVRLGQQLGELVAALVLAAPLLGARPGNHLEDPRLSVEPYAARDLSRDPAVGGRFAADPLVWRGQLPLATAAALHRGLRLVDRGPRLRQPVLWLHGTADRIVPVEPTRDALRRLVPADRLTEHLVEGARHQLFTPVDRDDTVAAVTGFLAGALRQPQAAGAAAPRAGSVAAASRQPA; this comes from the coding sequence ATGCTGGTCAGTGGCGCGGAGACACTGCAGGGCGTGGACGGCGAGCGGCACGTGGCCAGCTGGTCGGGCCCCGACGTCGATCGCGTCGTGCTGGTGTGCCACAGCCTGCGGGAGCACGTCGGGCTCTACGAGGAACTCGCCGAGGCCCTGGTCCGCAGCGGCGCCCACGTCTACGGCCTCGACCAGGCCGGCCACGGCCGCTCCGAGGGCAGCCCGGCCCTGCTGAGCGACCTGGAGAACGCCGTCGCGGAACAGCGACTGTTGCTGCAGTTGGCGCGTGCTCGCCACCCCGGGCTGCCGATCGTCCTGCTCGGGCACGGCACGGGCGCCACGCTGGCCGTCCGGCTGGGCCAGCAGCTCGGCGAGCTGGTCGCCGCGCTCGTGCTCGCGGCGCCCCTGCTCGGGGCCCGGCCCGGCAACCACCTCGAGGATCCGCGGCTGAGCGTCGAGCCGTACGCAGCCCGGGACCTGTCGCGCGACCCGGCGGTCGGCGGCCGGTTCGCCGCGGATCCCCTGGTCTGGCGGGGTCAGCTGCCGCTGGCCACGGCCGCGGCGCTGCACCGGGGCCTGCGGCTCGTCGACCGGGGACCGCGCCTGCGTCAGCCGGTGCTGTGGCTGCACGGCACCGCCGACCGCATCGTCCCGGTCGAGCCCACCCGTGATGCGCTGCGCCGGCTGGTGCCCGCCGACCGGCTCACGGAGCACCTCGTCGAAGGTGCCCGCCATCAGCTGTTCACCCCGGTGGACCGCGACGACACGGTCGCCGCCGTCACCGGCTTCCTCGCCGGCGCCCTGCGCCAGCCGCAGGCCGCCGGGGCCGCCGCCCCGCGCGCCGGATCGGTGGCCGCGGCCTCGCGTCAGCCGGCGTGA
- the moeB gene encoding molybdopterin-synthase adenylyltransferase MoeB, whose translation MVRPVVDRREPLTNDEIARYSRHLIIPDVGIEGQERLKASKVLLVGTGGLGSPLALYLAAAGVGTIGIVDNDVVDASNLQRQIIHTTSMIGRPKTESAKHAILEINPNVTVEVHETFLTSENALDVIAPYDLVIDGTDNFPTRYLVNDACVLLGKPNVYGSIFRFEGQLSVFWAEEGPCYRCMFPEPPPPGMVPNCAEGGVLGVIPGIIGSSQAIEGIKLLTGIGDPMIGRLGLYDALDQNWMYVKVNKDPDCPVCGEHPTVTELIDYEEFCGVPAHDRVEEFETLAELEILPTEYAEIAEKPDVVLLDVREPHEYEINRIPDAVLIPKDSLPGKLAELDETKEYVVHCKSGVRSMESTQLLRGAGFKARSMRGGINAYARQVDPSIPVY comes from the coding sequence GTGGTCCGCCCTGTCGTCGACCGGCGTGAGCCCCTCACCAATGACGAGATCGCGCGCTACAGCCGCCACCTGATCATCCCCGACGTGGGGATCGAGGGTCAGGAGCGGCTCAAGGCGTCGAAGGTCCTGCTCGTCGGTACGGGGGGCCTCGGATCGCCGCTCGCGCTGTACCTCGCCGCAGCCGGCGTCGGCACCATCGGGATCGTGGACAACGACGTCGTCGACGCCTCCAACCTGCAGCGTCAGATCATCCACACCACCTCCATGATCGGCCGACCGAAGACCGAGTCGGCCAAGCACGCGATCCTGGAGATCAATCCCAACGTCACCGTCGAGGTGCACGAGACGTTCCTGACCAGCGAGAACGCGCTGGACGTCATCGCGCCCTACGACCTGGTCATCGACGGGACCGACAACTTCCCGACGCGCTACCTCGTCAACGACGCGTGCGTGCTGCTGGGCAAGCCGAACGTCTACGGCTCGATCTTCCGGTTCGAGGGCCAACTCAGCGTGTTCTGGGCCGAGGAAGGCCCGTGCTACCGCTGCATGTTCCCCGAGCCGCCGCCCCCGGGCATGGTCCCCAACTGTGCCGAGGGTGGCGTGCTGGGCGTCATCCCGGGCATCATCGGCTCGTCGCAGGCCATCGAGGGCATCAAGCTGCTGACCGGCATCGGCGACCCGATGATCGGGCGGCTCGGCCTGTACGACGCGCTCGACCAGAACTGGATGTACGTCAAGGTCAACAAGGACCCCGACTGCCCCGTCTGCGGTGAGCACCCGACGGTCACCGAACTCATCGACTACGAGGAGTTCTGCGGCGTCCCCGCACACGACCGCGTCGAGGAGTTCGAGACCCTCGCCGAGCTGGAGATCCTCCCGACCGAGTACGCCGAGATCGCGGAGAAGCCCGACGTCGTCCTGCTCGACGTGCGCGAACCCCACGAGTACGAGATCAACCGCATCCCGGACGCCGTCCTGATTCCCAAGGACTCGCTGCCCGGCAAGCTCGCCGAGCTGGACGAGACCAAGGAGTACGTCGTCCACTGCAAGTCGGGCGTGCGGTCGATGGAGTCGACCCAGCTGCTGCGCGGCGCCGGGTTCAAGGCCCGCTCGATGCGCGGTGGCATCAACGCCTACGCGCGCCAGGTCGACCCCAGCATCCCCGTCTACTGA
- a CDS encoding PA domain-containing protein, with product MEVASVDARRTPRLAVLVAAVVALVAGMAPLATPPAEAWPFDSFCSNQQGGPPYDGFLSHEQVIQRLHQIARSSQGTVAVEAAGTTTGGREIHVARVGHGDTVMLVQSEIHGNEKHGTTALLNLLATLGNNSKASREIREAITFVAIPMLNADGGAVPRRQNVMSWAQIQARHPQLAGVPANPGAWYHNNNLGGMDLNRDFNPDLDYEPVAADLPGNSAGVGFYLSPESRTVRDVYRSLEQEFGRVDIFVDLHNQAACYGNGLPDLVEIDAPSPAAGTYDAAGANFGPEADAVGIRGDIVLVDGGGPNPTEGCGALSDFPAGAIALIDRGTCPFTQKVANAQAAGAVAVVIANNTAATPTTMGGTDASITIPAVQITQAAGQTIRAGLPATGRVADNPDSDFYTPLSISARFIDDPAAHGDWPNFDYDASRRVNVAVFDALQRGNSPFGKVTLYPQNTNLPGTALGSFALRGSAVILFETSGQTQQLGQKRMGMLVKQVEVGVRGIVDAAADGSLHEIDPGRYDQIPLRVSAPIG from the coding sequence ATGGAAGTCGCATCGGTCGACGCGCGGCGCACGCCGCGCCTGGCCGTGCTGGTGGCGGCGGTGGTCGCACTGGTGGCGGGGATGGCGCCACTGGCGACGCCACCCGCCGAGGCATGGCCTTTCGATTCGTTCTGCAGCAACCAACAGGGCGGACCGCCCTACGACGGGTTCCTCAGCCACGAGCAGGTGATCCAGCGGTTGCACCAGATCGCACGGAGCAGCCAGGGCACGGTCGCGGTCGAGGCGGCCGGTACCACGACGGGCGGCCGCGAGATCCACGTGGCCCGCGTCGGCCACGGGGACACCGTGATGCTGGTCCAGAGCGAGATCCACGGCAACGAGAAGCACGGCACGACGGCGCTGCTCAACCTGTTGGCCACTCTCGGGAACAACTCGAAGGCGTCGCGCGAGATCCGCGAGGCGATCACCTTCGTCGCGATTCCGATGCTCAACGCCGACGGCGGGGCGGTCCCGCGCCGACAGAACGTGATGTCGTGGGCGCAGATCCAGGCCCGGCATCCGCAGTTGGCCGGGGTGCCTGCCAACCCGGGCGCCTGGTACCACAACAACAACCTGGGCGGGATGGACCTCAACCGCGACTTCAACCCGGATCTGGACTACGAGCCGGTCGCCGCCGATCTGCCCGGCAACAGCGCCGGCGTCGGCTTCTACCTGAGTCCCGAGTCGCGCACGGTGCGCGACGTCTACCGGTCGCTGGAGCAGGAGTTCGGTCGCGTCGACATCTTCGTCGACCTGCACAACCAGGCCGCCTGCTACGGCAACGGGCTGCCGGACCTGGTGGAGATCGACGCGCCGTCGCCCGCGGCCGGCACCTACGACGCGGCCGGTGCGAACTTCGGTCCGGAGGCCGACGCGGTCGGTATCCGCGGTGACATCGTGCTGGTCGACGGCGGCGGCCCGAACCCCACGGAGGGTTGTGGGGCGCTGTCGGACTTCCCGGCGGGCGCGATCGCGTTGATCGACCGGGGCACGTGCCCGTTCACGCAGAAGGTCGCCAACGCCCAGGCCGCCGGTGCGGTCGCCGTGGTCATCGCCAACAACACGGCGGCCACGCCGACCACGATGGGCGGGACGGACGCGAGCATCACCATCCCGGCCGTGCAGATCACGCAGGCGGCGGGTCAGACGATCCGGGCCGGGTTGCCGGCGACGGGTCGCGTGGCGGACAACCCGGACAGCGACTTCTACACGCCGCTGTCGATCTCCGCCCGCTTCATCGACGATCCGGCCGCGCACGGTGACTGGCCGAACTTCGACTACGACGCGTCTCGACGCGTCAACGTGGCGGTGTTCGACGCCCTGCAGCGCGGCAACTCGCCGTTCGGCAAGGTGACGCTGTATCCGCAGAACACGAACCTGCCGGGCACCGCGCTGGGCTCGTTCGCGCTCCGTGGCAGCGCGGTGATCCTGTTCGAGACGAGCGGACAGACCCAGCAGCTTGGGCAGAAGCGGATGGGCATGCTGGTCAAGCAGGTCGAGGTCGGTGTCCGCGGCATCGTCGACGCGGCCGCCGACGGGTCGTTGCACGAGATCGATCCGGGTCGCTACGACCAGATCCCGTTGCGTGTGAGCGCGCCGATCGGCTGA
- a CDS encoding helix-turn-helix transcriptional regulator yields MAERPTETVHNRIAMLRTERRVSRREFAEALGVHYQTVGYLERGEYSPSLHLALKIAAFFEVPVEVVFSLEPFPRIGEDRASA; encoded by the coding sequence ATGGCCGAGCGACCCACCGAGACCGTGCACAACCGGATCGCAATGTTGCGCACCGAGCGGCGTGTCTCACGACGCGAGTTCGCCGAGGCGTTGGGGGTCCACTACCAGACCGTCGGCTACCTCGAGCGCGGCGAGTACAGCCCGAGCCTGCACCTCGCCCTCAAGATCGCCGCGTTCTTCGAGGTCCCCGTCGAGGTGGTGTTCTCCCTCGAGCCCTTCCCGCGGATCGGTGAGGACCGGGCCTCGGCCTGA